In Zingiber officinale cultivar Zhangliang chromosome 8B, Zo_v1.1, whole genome shotgun sequence, a single genomic region encodes these proteins:
- the LOC122018005 gene encoding uncharacterized protein LOC122018005 encodes MGVSSGCAAASGGDGLKLELFRFLVQVVRGRWFMFFSSFLIMAAAGATYIFSIYSKDIKTSLGYDQSTLNTLSFFKDLGANVGILSGLINEVTPPWVVLSLGAAMNLFGYLMIYLAITGRTAPPPVWLMCLYICVGANSQTFANTGALVTCVKNFPDHRGIVLGLLKGFVGLSGAIITQLYYAIYFDDSKSLVLLVAWLPAAISIVFVHTIRIMSVAASPPGKTPRAFYYFLYISLALAAYLLVAIVVEKSAGNFSRSEYSASATVAILLLLLPLVVVVKQELNIFNRRKHELQNSAPIDITVQKPSPVTVPKISPTAAAEKETGGAVVRCVSEMFRPPERGEDYSILQALVSVDMLVLFFATICGVGGTLTAIDNMGQIGESLGYPKQSIGTFVSLISIWNYAGRVTSGFASEILLTKFKFPRPLMLTAVLLLSCVGHLLIAFGVPNSLYFASVVIGFCFGAQWPLLFAIISEIFGLKYYSTLYNFGGAASPLGSYLLNVRVAGHLYDVEARKQRTLAGGTGDDRDLTCVGVECYKMSFLIITAVTVVGAAVSLVLVWRTKEFYKGDIYAKFREQREAAEQEMAMGGFSFEGEHHDSERKKKAALAPAPAPAPEEESHRNGKPVN; translated from the coding sequence ATGGGAGTGTCCAGTGGCTGCGCCGCCGCTTCCGGCGGCGACGGCTTGAAACTGGAGCTCTTCCGGTTTCTGGTGCAGGTGGTGCGCGGCCGGTGGTTCATGTTCTTCTCCTCTTTCCTGATCATGGCGGCCGCCGGCGCCACTTACATCTTCTCCATCTACTCCAAGGACATCAAGACTTCCCTCGGCTACGACCAGTCCACCCTCAACACCCTCTCCTTCTTCAAGGACCTCGGCGCCAACGTCGGAATCCTCTCCGGCCTCATCAACGAGGTCACCCCGCCGTGGGTCGTGCTCTCCCTCGGCGCCGCCATGAACCTCTTCGGCTACCTCATGATCTACCTCGCCATCACCGGCCGGACGGCGCCGCCGCCCGTGTGGCTCATGTGCCTCTACATCTGCGTCGGCGCCAACTCGCAGACCTTCGCCAACACCGGCGCCCTCGTCACCTGCGTCAAGAACTTCCCCGACCACCGCGGCATCGTCCTCGGCCTCCTCAAGGGCTTCGTCGGCCTCAGCGGCGCCATCATCACGCAGCTCTACTACGCAATCTACTTCGACGACTCCAAGTCCCTCGTCCTCCTCGTCGCTTGGCTCCCCGCCGCAATCTCCATCGTCTTCGTCCACACCATCCGCATCATGAGCGTCGCTGCCTCGCCGCCGGGAAAGACCCCCCGCGCTTTCTATTACTTCCTCTACATCTCCCTCGCCCTCGCCGCCTACCTTCTCGTTGCCATCGTCGTCGAGAAATCCGCCGGCAACTTCTCCCGCTCCGAGTACTCCGCCAGCGCTACCGTCgctatcctcctcctcctcctccctcttgttgTCGTCGTCAAACAAGAGCTCAACATCTTCAACCGGCGAAAACACGAACTCCAAAATTCGGCGCCGATCGACATAACCGTTCAGAAACCATCACCGGTAACGGTTCCAAAAATTTCACCCACGGCTGCAGCTGAAAAAGAAACAGGGGGCGCGGTGGTGCGGTGTGTGTCGGAGATGTTCCGGCCGCCGGAGCGAGGGGAGGACTATTCAATTCTGCAAGCACTGGTGAGCGTCGACATGCTCGTGCTGTTCTTCGCCACCATTTGCGGGGTCGGCGGCACGCTGACGGCGATCGACAACATGGGGCAGATCGGGGAGTCGTTGGGGTACCCGAAGCAGAGCATCGGCACATTCGTGTCCCTCATCAGCATCTGGAACTACGCCGGCCGGGTGACCTCCGGCTTCGCGTCGGAGATCCtgctaaccaagttcaagttccCTCGGCCGCTGATGCTGACGGCGGTGCTCCTCCTCTCCTGTGTCGGCCACCTCCTCATCGCCTTCGGAGTCCCCAATTCCCTCTACTTCGCCTCCGTCGTCATCGGCTTCTGCTTCGGCGCTCAATGGCCGCTGCTCTTCGCCATCATCTCCGAGATCTTCGGACTCAAGTACTACTCCACGCTGTACAACTTCGGTGGCGCCGCCAGCCCGCTGGGGTCGTACCTCCTCAACGTGAGGGTGGCGGGGCACTTGTACGACGTGGAGGCGAGGAAGCAGAGGACTCTGGCGGGCGGCACCGGCGACGACAGGGACTTGACGTGTGTCGGCGTGGAGTGCTACAAGATGTCGTTCCTCATAATTACGGCCGTGACGGTGGTCGGCGCGGCGGTGTCGCTGGTGCTAGTGTGGAGGACGAAGGAGTTCTACAAAGGAGACATCTACGCCAAGTTTAGGGAGCAGAGGGAGGCGGCGGAGCAAGAGATGGCTATGGGAGGGTTCAGCTTCGAGGGAGAGCATCATGAttcagaaaggaagaagaaagctgctCTAGCTCCAGCTCCGGCGCCGGCGCCGGAAGAGGAGAGCCATAGAAATGGGAAACCAGTAAATTAA
- the LOC122014564 gene encoding uncharacterized protein LOC122014564 isoform X2, producing MLVFLELKHLLLEVLPSPTMVAQGRLLCIQNHLAMVCDSLWAINSMIEIPEMGVLFNYIWHHRFNSPLDVPVEFADWVTDVATAVIDVGELLSRIMDWEASLHFRHVILVELKEMLCDLNSLVLRGSAMGLPRDPMGSMNPLREDYSIVLQNEVVGRHEDLEKLIEIFQQQQQQLVPSNNNGDDYNPFVIVIDGEERVGKTTLAHMIYHHTWVRQQFHHRIWVDLPPSVSTLEMIKIIGKEFAESINNEEHCDQKLHLELPLQAMWKYISEQLDGSRYLLVLHCLDLNSLILQPEWSELKNILLRVGGPGSAILVILKSSTQSVSDMSFQNRVKDITTYCLKPLSDDAWLELFKRHAAMTIPLSKRDIVFKGSTFAMPLFQLVGQTFGAKFWGSLGHSIQVEDLFPCEIKDIHMVRNFPFAIVRFLQYHYLLDKDYNVILHMLTAEGLIPVEGLSPGWTEIYERFRYGRESTFCFPRKLYLHRKVPGDSTTIPRCCRYLRLEINPRVIPFRLPTMPVEVSKKMIALILREDEATTRAFQVYKKRLMKPATTISLQVYKKRRTKAATAISKFLDKMSLSRCLEEKR from the exons ATGTTGGTGTTCTTGGAATTGAAGCATCTCTTGCTGGAGGTGCTACCATCGCCTACCATGGTGGCACAAGGCCGCTTGCTGTGTATCCAAAATCACTTGGCCATGGTTTGTGATAGCCTTTGGGCTATCAATTCAATGATCGAAATCCCTGAGATGGGAGTGCTGTTTAACTATATTTGGCATCATCGTTTTAATTCGCCTTTAGATGTTCCTGTAGAATTTGCAGATTGGGTGACAGATGTGGCTACAGCAGTTATAGATGTGGGAGAGTTGCTCAGTCGAATCATGGATTGGGAAGCAAGTTTGCACTTTCGCCATGTTATTCTAGTGGAGCTGAAAGAGATGTTGTGCGACTTGAATTCTCTTGTGCTGAGAGGATCTGCAATGGGTCTTCCAAGGGACCCTATGGGTTCTATGAACCCACTCCGAGAAGACTACTCAATTGTCTTACAAAATGAGGTGGTGGGCAGACATGAAGATCTAGAGAAACTCATTGAAAtctttcaacaacaacaacaacaactagtACCATCTAACAACAATGGCGATGATTACAACCCCTTTGTTATTGTCATAGATGGCGAAGAAAGGGTTGGGAAGACGACCTTGGCACATATGATCTACCACCACACTTGGGTGCGCCAACAATTTCATCATCGCATTTGGGTGGATCTACCACCCAGTGTTTCGACACTCGAGATGATTAAGATTATCGGAAAAGAATTTGCAGAGTCCATAAACAATGAAGAACACTGTGATCAGAAATTACACCTAGAGCTGCCGTTACAAGCTATGTGGAAATATATTAGTGAACAACTCGATGGGAGTAGATACTTGTTGGTGCTTCATTGTCTAGATTTGAATAGTTTGATATTGCAACCAGAATGGAGTGAGTTGAAGAACATCCTGTTGCGTGTGGGCGGGCCGGGAAGTGCAATCTTAGTCATCCTCAAATCATCTACACAATCAGTGAGTGATATGAGTTTTCAAAATAGGGTGAAGGATATTACAACATACTGCTTGAAACCCTTATCTGATGATGCATGGCTAGAATTATTCAAGAGACATGCAGCAATGACAATCCCCCTATCAAAGCGGGACATAGTATTCAAGGGCAGTACATTTGCTATGCCACTCTTCCAATTGGTTGGTCAAACTTTTGGGGCAAAGTTTTGGGGATCGTTAGGCCATAGTATTCAAGTAGAAGATCTCTTTCCTTGTGAAATAAAAGACATTCATATGGTTAGAAATTTTCCATTTGCCATTGTACGATTTCTCCAATACCATTATCTACTTGATAAGGATTATAATGTCATCTTACACATGTTGACCGCTGAAGGCCTCATACCAGTTGAAGGCCTCTCTCCAGGTTGGACTGAGATCTATGAGAGATTTCGTTATGGAAGAGAATCAACATTCTGTTTTCCAAGGAAGCTATATTTGCATAGGAAGGTTCCAGGAGATTCAACTACTATTCCAAGGTGCTGTCGCTATTTGCGTTTGGAAATTAATCCTAGAGTGATACCATTTCGACTGCCGACCATGCCAGTTGAGGTGAGCAAGAAGATGATAGCATTGATTTTACGAGAAGATGAGGCAACGACACGAGCATTTCAAGTATACAAAAAAAGGCTAATGAAACCAGCAACTACAATATCACTTCAAGTATACAAAAAAAGGCGAACCAAAGCAGCAACTGCAATATCGAAGTTCCTCGACAAGATGTCG TTATCTCGATGCCTGGAAGAAAAAAGATGA
- the LOC122014564 gene encoding putative disease resistance protein RGA1 isoform X1 yields the protein MLVFLELKHLLLEVLPSPTMVAQGRLLCIQNHLAMVCDSLWAINSMIEIPEMGVLFNYIWHHRFNSPLDVPVEFADWVTDVATAVIDVGELLSRIMDWEASLHFRHVILVELKEMLCDLNSLVLRGSAMGLPRDPMGSMNPLREDYSIVLQNEVVGRHEDLEKLIEIFQQQQQQLVPSNNNGDDYNPFVIVIDGEERVGKTTLAHMIYHHTWVRQQFHHRIWVDLPPSVSTLEMIKIIGKEFAESINNEEHCDQKLHLELPLQAMWKYISEQLDGSRYLLVLHCLDLNSLILQPEWSELKNILLRVGGPGSAILVILKSSTQSVSDMSFQNRVKDITTYCLKPLSDDAWLELFKRHAAMTIPLSKRDIVFKGSTFAMPLFQLVGQTFGAKFWGSLGHSIQVEDLFPCEIKDIHMVRNFPFAIVRFLQYHYLLDKDYNVILHMLTAEGLIPVEGLSPGWTEIYERFRYGRESTFCFPRKLYLHRKVPGDSTTIPRCCRYLRLEINPRVIPFRLPTMPVEVSKKMIALILREDEATTRAFQVYKKRLMKPATTISLQVYKKRRTKAATAISKFLDKMSVRLVHLHILVVETSMIQSLPNEISKLVSLRYLHLSKLEIELLPKSLFDLPNLRILSLLHCKNLQKIPERIHKLKKLQILKLAYCTKLQQLPRSITRLKNLEELNVEGCCFLRKLPEDLVSFKLLRILNVAGCASLSHIPHGIEQSIGLRKLSGIFVGVNEGFELTQLQALTNLHELRLRNIERTEETQTEVLMGQQSLWDLSLHWGGEEKKESSESTTSLQVLEALRPSLQLKRLEIISYKGVEFPTWMSKQQLAGFNSLVEVRLINLKRCATLPSLGQLANLEKLEISGMDLITHLDDTFYGDDGIFPMLTELTFSEMLALEKWYVPKKKIFYIFHALCNCH from the coding sequence ATGTTGGTGTTCTTGGAATTGAAGCATCTCTTGCTGGAGGTGCTACCATCGCCTACCATGGTGGCACAAGGCCGCTTGCTGTGTATCCAAAATCACTTGGCCATGGTTTGTGATAGCCTTTGGGCTATCAATTCAATGATCGAAATCCCTGAGATGGGAGTGCTGTTTAACTATATTTGGCATCATCGTTTTAATTCGCCTTTAGATGTTCCTGTAGAATTTGCAGATTGGGTGACAGATGTGGCTACAGCAGTTATAGATGTGGGAGAGTTGCTCAGTCGAATCATGGATTGGGAAGCAAGTTTGCACTTTCGCCATGTTATTCTAGTGGAGCTGAAAGAGATGTTGTGCGACTTGAATTCTCTTGTGCTGAGAGGATCTGCAATGGGTCTTCCAAGGGACCCTATGGGTTCTATGAACCCACTCCGAGAAGACTACTCAATTGTCTTACAAAATGAGGTGGTGGGCAGACATGAAGATCTAGAGAAACTCATTGAAAtctttcaacaacaacaacaacaactagtACCATCTAACAACAATGGCGATGATTACAACCCCTTTGTTATTGTCATAGATGGCGAAGAAAGGGTTGGGAAGACGACCTTGGCACATATGATCTACCACCACACTTGGGTGCGCCAACAATTTCATCATCGCATTTGGGTGGATCTACCACCCAGTGTTTCGACACTCGAGATGATTAAGATTATCGGAAAAGAATTTGCAGAGTCCATAAACAATGAAGAACACTGTGATCAGAAATTACACCTAGAGCTGCCGTTACAAGCTATGTGGAAATATATTAGTGAACAACTCGATGGGAGTAGATACTTGTTGGTGCTTCATTGTCTAGATTTGAATAGTTTGATATTGCAACCAGAATGGAGTGAGTTGAAGAACATCCTGTTGCGTGTGGGCGGGCCGGGAAGTGCAATCTTAGTCATCCTCAAATCATCTACACAATCAGTGAGTGATATGAGTTTTCAAAATAGGGTGAAGGATATTACAACATACTGCTTGAAACCCTTATCTGATGATGCATGGCTAGAATTATTCAAGAGACATGCAGCAATGACAATCCCCCTATCAAAGCGGGACATAGTATTCAAGGGCAGTACATTTGCTATGCCACTCTTCCAATTGGTTGGTCAAACTTTTGGGGCAAAGTTTTGGGGATCGTTAGGCCATAGTATTCAAGTAGAAGATCTCTTTCCTTGTGAAATAAAAGACATTCATATGGTTAGAAATTTTCCATTTGCCATTGTACGATTTCTCCAATACCATTATCTACTTGATAAGGATTATAATGTCATCTTACACATGTTGACCGCTGAAGGCCTCATACCAGTTGAAGGCCTCTCTCCAGGTTGGACTGAGATCTATGAGAGATTTCGTTATGGAAGAGAATCAACATTCTGTTTTCCAAGGAAGCTATATTTGCATAGGAAGGTTCCAGGAGATTCAACTACTATTCCAAGGTGCTGTCGCTATTTGCGTTTGGAAATTAATCCTAGAGTGATACCATTTCGACTGCCGACCATGCCAGTTGAGGTGAGCAAGAAGATGATAGCATTGATTTTACGAGAAGATGAGGCAACGACACGAGCATTTCAAGTATACAAAAAAAGGCTAATGAAACCAGCAACTACAATATCACTTCAAGTATACAAAAAAAGGCGAACCAAAGCAGCAACTGCAATATCGAAGTTCCTCGACAAGATGTCGGTAAGACTCGTACATTTGCATATATTAGTTGTAGAAACTAGTATGATCCAAAGCCTACCAAATGAAATTAGCAAATTGGTTAGCTTGAGATACCTCCATCTTTCAAAGCTTGAGATAGAATTACTTCCGAAATCACTTTTTGACCTACCTAATTTACGAATTTTAAGTTTGCTTCATTGCAAAAATCTTCAAAAGATACCTGAACGAATCCATAAGCTTAAGAAGTTGCAGATTTTAAAACTAGCTTATTGCACAAAGCTTCAGCAGTTACCAAGATCTATAACAAGACTCAAAAACTTGGAAGAGCTTAATGTGGAAGGTTGTTGTTTTTTGAGGAAGCTACCCGAGGATTTGGTCAGTTTTAAATTACTGAGAATTCTCAACGTCGCAGGATGTGCATCTTTGTCTCATATTCCCCATGGGATCGAGCAATCAATTGGCCTTCGTAAGTTGTCAGGAATATTTGTTGGTGTCAATGAAGGTTTTGAGCTCACACAGTTGCAAGCTTTAACAAATCTTCATGAATTAAGATTACGAAACATAGAACGAACAGAGGAGACTCAAACTGAAGTGCTGATGGGCCAACAAAGTCTTTGGGACTTGTCATTACATTGGGGTggtgaagaaaaaaaagaaagttctGAATCAACTACATCACTGCAGGTACTCGAAGCTCTTCGACCCAGCTTGCAGCTAAAAAGGCTAGAGATCATTTCTTATAAGGGAGTGGAATTTCCTACTTGGATGAGTAAACAACAACTTGCTGGTTTCAATTCTTTAGTTGAGGTCAGACTCATCAATCTCAAGAGGTGTGCTACGTTACCATCACTTGGTCAACTTGCTAATCTTGAGAAACTTGAAATAAGTGGCATGGATTTAATAACACACTTAGATGATACATTCTATGGTGATGACGGCATATTTCCTATGTTAACAGAACTCACTTTCTCAGAAATGCTTGCACTAGAGAAATGGTATGTgccgaaaaaaaaaatattctatattTTTCACGCCTTATGCAATTGTCATTAA